From a region of the bacterium genome:
- the rpsC gene encoding 30S ribosomal protein S3 translates to MGQKTHPIGFRLGISKDWKSSWFSKKGYSGYLHEDLKIRRYVETKLNEGMISDVLIKRVANRTTITIFTARPGMVFGTRRQALDALRDELKALIGRDVQIMVEVVRVPELESKLVAQNVARQLEQRVAHRRAMKRAVTQAIRLGAPGIKVMVAGRLGGHEIARTEWYREGRVPLHTLKADIDYATDVARTIAGTVGVKVWIYKGDAAAGERA, encoded by the coding sequence GTGGGCCAGAAGACACACCCGATCGGCTTCCGGCTCGGGATCAGCAAAGATTGGAAGTCATCCTGGTTCTCGAAGAAGGGATACAGCGGTTACCTGCACGAGGACCTCAAGATTCGGCGTTATGTCGAGACGAAGCTGAACGAGGGAATGATCTCCGATGTCCTGATCAAGCGAGTGGCGAACCGCACCACGATTACTATCTTCACTGCCAGGCCCGGGATGGTGTTCGGTACTCGGCGCCAGGCGCTTGATGCATTGCGCGACGAACTGAAGGCCCTGATCGGAAGGGACGTACAGATCATGGTTGAGGTGGTGCGCGTGCCCGAGCTCGAATCGAAGCTCGTGGCCCAGAACGTTGCTCGCCAGCTGGAGCAGCGCGTTGCCCACCGCCGGGCCATGAAAAGGGCAGTGACGCAGGCTATACGTCTCGGCGCTCCGGGCATCAAGGTCATGGTGGCGGGCCGGCTCGGCGGTCACGAGATTGCTCGTACTGAGTGGTATCGTGAAGGGCGCGTGCCGTTGCATACCCTCAAGGCCGACATCGACTACGCGACCGATGTCGCTCGGACCATTGCCGGCACGGTCGGTGTTAAGGTTTGGATATATAAGGGTGATGCGGCCGCCGGGGAGAGGGCCTGA
- the rpsQ gene encoding 30S ribosomal protein S17 has translation MRDSRRTVVGRVASAKMQKTVVVTVHRLEMHPKYKKHIRKRTKLYAHDERAECREGDRVQLVETRPMSRLKRWRVVKKL, from the coding sequence ATGCGTGATAGTCGCCGAACCGTGGTTGGCAGGGTCGCATCGGCCAAGATGCAGAAGACCGTTGTGGTGACGGTCCATCGGCTGGAAATGCACCCGAAGTACAAGAAGCACATCCGAAAGCGAACAAAGCTGTACGCGCATGACGAGCGGGCCGAGTGTCGAGAGGGCGACCGTGTCCAGCTCGTCGAGACCCGCCCGATGTCGCGGCTCAAGCGCTGGCGAGTGGTAAAGAAGCTGTGA
- the rplN gene encoding 50S ribosomal protein L14, producing MIQDFTRLVVTDNSGARLAMVIRVYGGSRRRFGWLGDTVMVTVKDALPNGTVKRGEKSKAIVVRCRKEHRRPDGTYVRFDDNACVLVDDKGEPKGTRVFGPVARELRERKYTKIASLAAEVV from the coding sequence GTGATACAGGATTTTACTCGGCTCGTAGTAACCGACAATTCCGGCGCCAGGCTGGCGATGGTCATCCGCGTCTACGGCGGTTCGAGGCGAAGATTCGGCTGGCTTGGCGATACGGTGATGGTGACGGTGAAGGACGCGTTGCCCAATGGCACGGTTAAGCGCGGCGAGAAGTCAAAAGCAATCGTTGTGCGTTGCCGCAAGGAGCACCGGCGGCCTGACGGAACGTACGTACGATTTGACGACAACGCGTGCGTACTTGTCGATGACAAGGGTGAGCCCAAGGGAACTCGGGTCTTTGGACCGGTGGCGCGCGAGTTGCGTGAGCGGAAGTACACGAAAATCGCGTCGCTCGCCGCCGAGGTGGTCTGA
- the rplB gene encoding 50S ribosomal protein L2 yields the protein MGVKSYRPTTPARRYFMVPTFEEITRDKPHESLLRPLAKTGGRNNTGRKTNKWIGGGEKQQYRVVDFMRDKIGIAGKVVSVEYDPNRSARIALVCHADGEYRYILCPQGLKVGDTVNSGRGLPIRDGNAMSLVDVPVGVEVHNIQLYPQSRSFLVRSAGTAAQVLNKEEDMAVVKLPSGEIRRFHLGCRATIGRLSNPEHKDISIGKAGRSRHMGIRPVSRAVAMNPIDHPMGGGEGKSSGGRHPCSERGIPAKGYKTRNRKKKSSRMIVQRRKK from the coding sequence GTGGGCGTGAAGAGCTACCGCCCGACAACGCCAGCGCGGCGTTACTTCATGGTGCCGACTTTTGAGGAGATTACGCGGGATAAGCCGCATGAGTCGCTACTGCGTCCTCTGGCGAAAACCGGCGGACGTAATAACACAGGCCGGAAGACGAACAAGTGGATTGGCGGCGGTGAAAAGCAGCAGTATCGCGTGGTCGATTTCATGCGCGACAAGATTGGGATAGCAGGTAAGGTCGTCTCGGTCGAGTACGATCCGAACCGATCAGCTCGGATTGCACTGGTCTGCCATGCCGATGGCGAATACCGCTACATTCTGTGTCCGCAGGGCCTGAAGGTCGGTGACACCGTGAATTCAGGCAGAGGCCTGCCGATCCGCGACGGCAATGCAATGTCACTCGTTGACGTTCCAGTCGGCGTCGAGGTTCACAACATTCAGCTCTATCCGCAGAGCCGATCATTTCTCGTGCGGTCGGCCGGCACTGCTGCCCAGGTCCTCAACAAAGAGGAGGACATGGCGGTGGTCAAGCTCCCGTCCGGTGAGATCAGGCGATTCCACCTCGGTTGCCGGGCGACCATCGGACGTCTCTCCAATCCTGAACACAAGGACATTTCCATCGGTAAGGCCGGTCGGTCACGACACATGGGCATTCGGCCGGTCTCGCGGGCCGTCGCGATGAACCCGATTGACCACCCAATGGGCGGCGGTGAGGGCAAGAGCTCGGGCGGGCGACATCCGTGTTCCGAGCGTGGGATCCCGGCCAAGGGATATAAGACACGCAACCGTAAGAAGAAGTCTAGTCGGATGATTGTCCAGAGGAGAAAGAAGTAG
- a CDS encoding type Z 30S ribosomal protein S14, whose product MARRCWIVKSQQEPKFKVRKHNRCLRCFRSRAVYREFMLCRLCFRDLALRGEIPGVRKATW is encoded by the coding sequence ATGGCACGTCGGTGCTGGATTGTTAAGTCGCAACAGGAACCGAAGTTCAAGGTACGCAAGCACAATCGGTGCCTGCGCTGCTTCCGATCGCGCGCGGTATACCGGGAATTCATGCTCTGCCGGCTCTGCTTCCGGGACCTCGCACTACGCGGCGAAATCCCGGGCGTGCGCAAAGCCACCTGGTAA
- the rplP gene encoding 50S ribosomal protein L16 has product MLMPKRVKYRRAMRGRMSGKATRANRVDFGDQGLIALEPCWITARQIEAARICLSKSLKRAGKMWIRIFPDKPVSKKAAESRMGKGKGTPEFWVAVVKPGTVMFELGGLTPAESSDALRQAGSKMPCRTRVVVRGEMSYEGF; this is encoded by the coding sequence ATGTTGATGCCGAAACGGGTGAAGTACCGCCGGGCGATGCGAGGTCGCATGAGCGGCAAAGCCACACGCGCCAACCGGGTCGACTTCGGCGACCAGGGCCTGATCGCGCTCGAGCCCTGCTGGATTACTGCTCGCCAAATCGAAGCGGCGAGGATCTGTCTGTCGAAATCGCTCAAGCGAGCAGGTAAGATGTGGATCCGAATCTTCCCTGACAAGCCGGTTTCCAAGAAAGCGGCGGAATCGCGAATGGGTAAGGGTAAGGGCACACCGGAGTTCTGGGTGGCGGTTGTCAAGCCGGGCACAGTCATGTTTGAGCTCGGAGGACTAACCCCGGCAGAGTCGTCCGATGCCCTGCGTCAGGCTGGCAGCAAGATGCCCTGCCGCACCAGGGTCGTGGTCAGAGGAGAAATGAGCTATGAGGGCTTCTGA
- a CDS encoding uL22 family ribosomal protein, with amino-acid sequence MIEAFAVGRFQPGSAKKLTLVADLIRGRDVPTALRTLAFLVKPSKAPLMKTLRSAVSNAIVKAGKAKLKEEDLVVTEVRVDQGPILKPKRWQPGPRGMATPIRKPTIHVRIRVATKQGVRV; translated from the coding sequence ATGATTGAGGCTTTTGCTGTCGGCCGCTTCCAGCCGGGTTCAGCCAAGAAGCTGACTCTCGTCGCGGACTTGATTCGCGGTCGGGATGTACCCACAGCGCTGAGAACGCTCGCATTTCTAGTCAAGCCTTCGAAGGCTCCGTTGATGAAGACGCTCCGCTCGGCAGTGTCCAACGCCATTGTCAAGGCGGGAAAGGCGAAGCTCAAGGAAGAGGACTTGGTCGTCACCGAGGTACGAGTCGACCAAGGACCGATCTTGAAGCCCAAACGCTGGCAGCCCGGACCTCGTGGTATGGCCACACCGATACGTAAGCCAACTATTCACGTCCGCATACGGGTCGCAACCAAACAGGGAGTGAGAGTCTAA
- a CDS encoding 50S ribosomal protein L23 translates to MMEPTRVILSQVVTEKAERLKAEQSRYTFKVSPAANRIAVRDAVEKLFKVHVRDVRVMNYMGKMRRMGRFSGRRPDWKKAIVTLKPGERIESLER, encoded by the coding sequence ATGATGGAGCCGACGAGAGTCATTCTCAGCCAGGTGGTCACGGAGAAAGCCGAGCGGCTGAAGGCAGAGCAGTCTCGGTACACGTTCAAGGTGTCGCCGGCGGCAAACAGGATTGCGGTGCGCGACGCGGTTGAGAAGCTTTTCAAGGTCCATGTGCGGGACGTGCGTGTCATGAACTATATGGGCAAGATGCGACGCATGGGTCGTTTCTCGGGTCGTCGTCCGGACTGGAAGAAGGCGATTGTGACCTTGAAGCCGGGCGAGCGAATCGAAAGTCTGGAGCGCTAA
- the rplX gene encoding 50S ribosomal protein L24 has product MYLRKGDLVEVLSGEERGRRGKVLRVELNKENGSYHVFVEGLNLAKKHQRSRGTGKPGGIVDLPNSFDASNVAMLCPKCGKRSRVRREPHEGRRVRICRKCDEIIDV; this is encoded by the coding sequence ATGTACCTGCGCAAAGGCGACCTCGTCGAAGTGCTTAGTGGCGAAGAGCGCGGTCGGCGCGGCAAGGTCCTCAGAGTCGAGCTGAACAAAGAGAACGGAAGCTATCACGTCTTCGTTGAGGGATTGAACTTGGCCAAGAAGCATCAGCGGTCCCGGGGCACGGGTAAGCCGGGAGGGATCGTCGACCTGCCGAACTCGTTCGATGCCTCGAACGTTGCAATGCTCTGCCCGAAGTGTGGCAAGCGAAGCCGAGTCAGACGCGAACCCCACGAAGGCCGGCGGGTTCGCATCTGCAGGAAATGTGACGAGATTATCGACGTATGA
- the rpsH gene encoding 30S ribosomal protein S8 — protein MDAFADFLTRIRNGLRIRQREVSAPYARMKYELARVLLEEGFISNFQVEGEGHGKRIIVSLKYDEDGASVIRGIELMSRQSRRLHVGVDKLPSIIGGLGVAILTTSRGVMTDRDARRKRVGGEALCKVW, from the coding sequence TTGGATGCTTTCGCTGATTTCCTGACGCGCATACGGAATGGTCTTCGCATTCGCCAGAGAGAGGTGTCCGCACCTTACGCGCGCATGAAGTACGAACTGGCGCGGGTGTTGTTGGAAGAGGGTTTCATCAGCAACTTCCAGGTCGAAGGCGAAGGGCACGGCAAGCGCATCATCGTCAGCTTGAAGTACGATGAGGATGGCGCCTCGGTTATTCGTGGCATCGAGCTAATGTCGCGTCAGAGCCGTCGGCTGCACGTCGGTGTCGACAAGCTGCCTAGCATCATCGGCGGTCTGGGCGTCGCGATACTTACCACTTCCCGCGGAGTGATGACCGACCGTGACGCGCGACGCAAGCGTGTCGGCGGCGAAGCTCTCTGCAAGGTCTGGTAG
- the rpsS gene encoding 30S ribosomal protein S19: MGRSIKKGPYIDQKLFRRVRQQVEAGEKRTVKTYARRSVIPPEFVGHTIAVHNGRQFLPVYVTERMVGHRLGEFSPTRTFRQHSGVRKEKAEEKKS; this comes from the coding sequence GTGGGGCGTTCAATCAAGAAGGGTCCCTACATCGACCAGAAGCTGTTTCGCCGCGTGCGCCAGCAGGTTGAGGCGGGGGAGAAGCGTACGGTTAAGACCTATGCGCGGCGAAGTGTGATACCGCCTGAGTTCGTAGGTCACACCATAGCCGTTCACAACGGTCGACAATTCCTGCCGGTGTATGTGACCGAACGCATGGTTGGGCATCGGCTGGGCGAATTCTCGCCGACTCGGACTTTCCGACAACACTCGGGTGTACGCAAGGAAAAGGCCGAGGAAAAGAAGAGCTAG
- the rpsJ gene encoding 30S ribosomal protein S10 → MSLIRSAKKIRIKLKAYDHRILDQSAKDIVEVAKRTGAQVSGPVPLPTKRTLFTVLRSPHVDKKSREQFELRVHKRLIEISNATAEMVDALMKLEVPAGVEVEIRSA, encoded by the coding sequence ATGAGCTTAATAAGAAGTGCAAAGAAGATACGGATCAAACTGAAGGCGTACGACCACCGCATCCTCGACCAGAGCGCCAAGGATATCGTGGAGGTCGCGAAGCGCACGGGCGCCCAGGTATCGGGACCGGTTCCGCTGCCGACCAAGCGCACGCTCTTCACCGTGCTCCGTTCACCTCACGTCGACAAGAAGTCGCGCGAGCAGTTCGAACTGCGGGTGCATAAGCGCCTCATAGAAATATCCAACGCCACTGCGGAAATGGTGGATGCCCTGATGAAGCTGGAAGTGCCGGCAGGGGTGGAAGTGGAGATCAGGTCGGCATGA
- the rplD gene encoding 50S ribosomal protein L4, with the protein MDLLTIGGAVKGQVELPAGLFDQKGKKGLVWEAVKCYLANQRQGNASTKTRAEVSGTGKKPHRQKHTGHARQGSKRSPQFVGGGIAWGAKPRDYAYELPKKFRRQALALALSARKSEHAVTVVEDFELPEPKTKEMVKVIKGLGLEGRVLLLTGETSEPMKRASRNLPDLTVMAAGHVSTHAVISHQRIVLTESALKRLAAGVQ; encoded by the coding sequence TTGGACTTGCTGACCATCGGCGGCGCGGTGAAGGGGCAGGTCGAATTGCCGGCCGGTCTGTTCGACCAGAAAGGCAAGAAAGGCCTGGTCTGGGAGGCGGTTAAGTGCTACCTCGCAAACCAGCGCCAAGGCAACGCCTCCACCAAGACCCGGGCCGAAGTTTCGGGCACGGGCAAGAAGCCGCACCGTCAGAAGCACACGGGCCACGCGCGCCAAGGTTCGAAACGCTCGCCGCAGTTCGTCGGCGGCGGCATTGCCTGGGGCGCGAAGCCGCGTGACTACGCTTACGAGTTACCTAAGAAGTTCCGCCGGCAGGCACTGGCACTTGCCTTGAGCGCAAGAAAGAGTGAGCATGCGGTCACGGTTGTAGAGGACTTTGAGTTGCCCGAACCCAAGACCAAGGAGATGGTCAAAGTGATCAAAGGACTTGGCCTGGAAGGCAGAGTGCTTCTGCTTACGGGTGAAACTTCCGAACCGATGAAGCGCGCCAGCCGGAATCTGCCGGATCTTACCGTGATGGCGGCGGGGCACGTAAGCACTCACGCTGTGATTTCGCACCAGCGGATAGTGCTGACCGAATCAGCCCTGAAGCGCCTCGCAGCAGGAGTGCAATGA
- the rpsT gene encoding 30S ribosomal protein S20 — protein sequence MAKRIASAQKQARKSERRRDFNRSKRQTLKAALKNLAAAKTKDEAAKLLPGVQSLIDKSAKRQIVHHKTAGRLKSRLAREAADLK from the coding sequence TTGGCAAAGAGAATCGCATCGGCCCAGAAGCAGGCTCGCAAGAGCGAGAGACGCCGTGACTTCAATCGCAGCAAGCGGCAGACGCTCAAGGCCGCACTGAAGAACCTTGCGGCGGCAAAGACCAAGGATGAAGCAGCGAAGTTGCTGCCCGGAGTCCAGTCGCTGATTGACAAGTCGGCCAAGCGGCAAATCGTACACCACAAAACCGCGGGCAGACTAAAGTCCAGGCTCGCCCGCGAAGCGGCCGACCTCAAGTAG
- the rplF gene encoding 50S ribosomal protein L6, giving the protein MAKSYRPLAVPAGVDVKVQPDQVVVKGKLGTLTIPVVPGLTVKLADAHISVDSDPSVPRVHVGTLRAHLGNAFDGVVQGYQKVLELRGMGYKAQKTKDGIQVTCGFSHPVDFSPPPGVTLDVNQVPDPDDPKLQMFEIAVRGIDRHAVGQLAAIIHRTKPPDVYRGKGLRYKGQHVRKKQGKRAAGTQQA; this is encoded by the coding sequence ATGGCCAAGTCATACCGTCCGTTGGCAGTGCCGGCCGGTGTCGACGTGAAGGTCCAGCCGGACCAGGTGGTGGTGAAAGGCAAGTTGGGGACGCTGACGATCCCGGTGGTACCCGGCCTTACAGTGAAACTCGCGGACGCGCACATATCGGTGGATTCGGATCCTTCGGTGCCGCGAGTGCACGTCGGCACGCTACGTGCGCATCTCGGCAACGCCTTCGACGGAGTGGTCCAAGGCTACCAGAAGGTGCTTGAGCTGCGTGGCATGGGCTACAAGGCGCAGAAGACGAAGGACGGCATTCAAGTCACATGTGGTTTTTCCCACCCGGTTGATTTCTCACCGCCGCCGGGTGTCACGCTAGATGTTAATCAAGTGCCGGACCCCGATGATCCCAAGCTGCAGATGTTCGAGATAGCCGTCCGCGGCATCGATCGCCACGCAGTAGGACAGCTTGCCGCCATCATCCATCGCACCAAGCCACCGGATGTCTACCGTGGCAAGGGCCTCAGGTACAAGGGGCAGCACGTGCGCAAGAAGCAGGGCAAGCGCGCGGCCGGCACCCAGCAGGCGTAG
- a CDS encoding lysylphosphatidylglycerol synthase transmembrane domain-containing protein: MPRRSRVSRLLRWTIGTLVVVACFYFLVAKLAHDWHKIPWNETRLSVPLLVSAFLVMFIWMVVYGLTWKVLLQGLGERISLFNSVSVLAVSQIGKYIPGKLWFTVGRMYLAKKHGVSEAKTAVSTAMEIALSLLGAVVLFALAVALVPRGIIPSRAYLAFLLAPLCVVAVYPPVLNWATGLILKWLRQPVFRIRMSFARLVGILGLYVCMWIIEGLGCYLLVRSFYPIGLSTLPMVAGAFALSWILGFIVLISPAGLGVRESIFTFALQLVMPVPIAIIAALLSRIWITGTEGLLALVFTLLPRLGKLRAR; encoded by the coding sequence ATGCCACGCCGCAGCAGGGTCAGCCGACTGCTGAGGTGGACAATCGGCACGCTAGTCGTGGTAGCCTGTTTCTACTTTCTGGTGGCAAAGCTTGCCCATGACTGGCACAAGATACCCTGGAACGAAACCAGGCTGAGCGTCCCGCTGCTGGTTTCGGCCTTCCTTGTGATGTTCATATGGATGGTCGTATACGGCTTAACGTGGAAGGTCCTATTGCAGGGACTGGGCGAACGAATCTCGCTGTTCAACTCGGTCTCGGTGCTCGCGGTTTCTCAAATCGGCAAGTACATACCCGGCAAACTGTGGTTCACGGTCGGGCGAATGTACCTGGCAAAGAAACACGGAGTCAGCGAAGCCAAGACTGCAGTCAGCACGGCCATGGAAATCGCGCTGTCCCTGCTGGGCGCCGTGGTACTCTTCGCCCTGGCGGTCGCGCTCGTGCCCCGCGGCATCATACCGAGCCGTGCGTACCTCGCATTCCTCCTGGCTCCGCTTTGCGTGGTCGCGGTGTATCCGCCGGTCCTGAACTGGGCCACCGGCCTCATTCTGAAATGGCTGCGACAGCCCGTCTTCAGAATCAGAATGTCATTCGCAAGGCTGGTCGGCATCCTCGGACTGTATGTTTGCATGTGGATAATCGAAGGCCTCGGCTGCTATCTCCTTGTCCGTTCCTTCTACCCCATCGGGCTTTCGACTTTGCCCATGGTCGCCGGTGCGTTCGCTCTCTCCTGGATTCTGGGGTTCATCGTCCTGATCAGCCCGGCAGGCCTCGGAGTGAGAGAGAGCATCTTCACATTTGCACTGCAACTGGTCATGCCGGTACCGATAGCCATCATTGCGGCTCTTCTCTCAAGGATCTGGATTACCGGCACGGAGGGTCTGCTGGCTCTGGTCTTTACTTTGCTGCCCAGACTCGGTAAGCTGAGGGCCCGATGA
- a CDS encoding methyltransferase domain-containing protein, translating into MRLGTYYRYRMLGFSGLWNEVRATDDVLDVGGLDGYVLSRLECRSKMLVDPDARPTFDGIDYVKADFLTHNFEGRQFDRVFSLDVIEHIPTGTEPLFINRIAELLKDGATAYVTTPSKDIRVFPNFLRAWVARKWAHDKCFGYSADELRTFLKDTDLECQLVELNAPAYLFWYLPVRALQDLMPAGFVNYILTRLAAYDARHAAGTRGYFLLKIRRRPAAETGPWAP; encoded by the coding sequence ATGAGACTAGGTACGTACTACCGCTACCGAATGCTGGGCTTCTCTGGCCTCTGGAACGAGGTTCGGGCAACCGACGACGTACTCGACGTCGGCGGACTTGACGGATACGTCCTGTCCAGGCTCGAGTGCCGCTCGAAGATGCTGGTGGACCCCGACGCCAGACCGACGTTTGACGGCATTGACTATGTCAAGGCCGATTTCCTAACCCATAACTTCGAGGGCCGTCAATTTGACCGCGTGTTCTCTTTGGACGTCATCGAGCACATCCCAACCGGCACCGAGCCGCTTTTCATCAACCGCATCGCTGAGTTGCTCAAGGACGGCGCAACCGCCTACGTGACAACCCCCTCCAAGGACATCAGGGTGTTCCCCAACTTCCTCCGCGCATGGGTCGCCCGCAAATGGGCGCACGACAAGTGCTTTGGCTACTCCGCGGATGAGTTGAGGACATTCCTTAAGGACACGGACCTGGAGTGTCAACTGGTGGAACTCAATGCGCCGGCATACCTCTTCTGGTATCTTCCGGTACGAGCACTGCAAGACCTCATGCCGGCCGGTTTCGTGAACTACATTCTCACCCGATTGGCGGCCTACGATGCCCGCCACGCCGCCGGTACAAGGGGCTACTTCCTCCTCAAGATACGAAGAAGACCAGCCGCAGAAACCGGCCCCTGGGCGCCCTGA
- the rplC gene encoding 50S ribosomal protein L3 encodes MIALIGQKGDMAQLYDERGVVVPATQVKVGECVVVGKRTQDRHGYDALQIGFGAVSKRKSSKPLLGFYKKAGVPPARSLQEIEVDKVADYSVGQKLGVGVFALGDTVHVTGITTGRGFTGGMKRWGWHGGPASHGSMFSRRIGSLGSGTTPGRPLKGRTQAGHYGVEQVTIRNLSIVKLEPEKGVLYVNGAIPGHRGGLVLIRKKV; translated from the coding sequence ATGATCGCGCTCATCGGTCAGAAGGGCGACATGGCCCAGCTCTATGATGAGCGTGGCGTGGTTGTCCCGGCGACCCAGGTGAAGGTTGGTGAATGCGTCGTCGTCGGGAAGCGCACGCAGGACCGGCATGGCTACGATGCGCTCCAGATCGGCTTCGGCGCTGTATCGAAGCGGAAGTCATCGAAGCCGCTGCTTGGTTTCTACAAGAAGGCCGGAGTGCCGCCGGCCCGGTCCCTGCAAGAGATAGAAGTTGACAAGGTCGCTGACTACAGCGTCGGTCAGAAGCTGGGCGTGGGCGTGTTTGCGCTGGGCGACACGGTGCACGTGACCGGCATCACCACGGGCCGCGGGTTCACCGGTGGAATGAAGCGCTGGGGCTGGCATGGCGGCCCGGCCTCGCACGGCTCAATGTTCAGCCGCAGAATCGGCTCGCTCGGCTCGGGCACGACTCCGGGTCGCCCTCTGAAGGGTCGAACGCAGGCTGGCCATTACGGTGTCGAGCAGGTGACTATCCGGAACCTGTCAATCGTCAAGCTTGAGCCCGAAAAGGGCGTCCTCTACGTGAACGGCGCGATACCCGGCCATCGAGGAGGCCTGGTCTTGATTCGGAAGAAGGTGTAA
- the rpmC gene encoding 50S ribosomal protein L29 — protein MRASELREMTRDELLRKLAELKDEQFKLRLRRSAEALPNPLRLRLLRRDIARCLTVLRAKEIAGEAKPAAKNNA, from the coding sequence ATGAGGGCTTCTGAGCTGCGCGAGATGACGCGGGACGAGCTTCTGCGCAAGCTGGCGGAGCTGAAGGACGAGCAGTTCAAGTTGAGATTGCGGCGTTCCGCAGAGGCGCTGCCGAATCCGCTTCGACTGCGACTGCTCCGCCGTGACATTGCCCGCTGTCTGACAGTACTGCGTGCGAAGGAGATTGCGGGTGAGGCAAAGCCCGCGGCCAAGAACAATGCGTGA
- the rplE gene encoding 50S ribosomal protein L5, with translation MTPRIKQDYVKRVVPALVARFGYKNRHQVPRLLKVVINTTTKDAVADVKVLDLISEDIATVTGQRPCRTVAKRALSTYKIREGLPLGVKVTLRGDRMFEFIDRMFNFASPRIRDFQGFKADSFDGRGGYTMGLQEQAIFPELEVSKVKKIFGMNVTFHTSARHDDEARVLLAELGLPFAKGK, from the coding sequence ATGACGCCCAGAATCAAACAGGACTATGTGAAGCGCGTTGTGCCAGCGTTGGTCGCGCGTTTCGGTTACAAGAACCGACATCAAGTGCCGAGGTTGCTGAAGGTCGTTATCAACACAACCACTAAGGACGCGGTCGCCGATGTGAAGGTGTTGGACCTGATCAGCGAGGACATCGCCACGGTTACTGGCCAGCGGCCATGCCGCACGGTGGCCAAACGGGCGCTTTCGACCTACAAGATTCGTGAGGGACTCCCGCTTGGCGTGAAGGTGACCCTTCGTGGAGACCGGATGTTCGAGTTCATCGACCGGATGTTCAACTTCGCCTCCCCGCGAATCCGCGACTTCCAGGGCTTCAAAGCCGATTCCTTCGATGGCAGGGGAGGATATACAATGGGACTGCAGGAGCAGGCGATCTTCCCGGAGTTGGAGGTCTCGAAGGTGAAGAAGATATTCGGCATGAATGTTACTTTCCACACGAGCGCCAGGCATGACGATGAGGCAAGGGTGCTTCTGGCCGAGCTGGGCCTACCGTTCGCGAAGGGCAAATAG